Proteins from a genomic interval of Sander vitreus isolate 19-12246 chromosome 6, sanVit1, whole genome shotgun sequence:
- the fabp4b gene encoding fatty acid binding protein 4b, translating into MVEQFIGTWTLTASENFDEYMKAIGVGFATRQMGNIAKPNLVISVDDAGLVSMKSETTFKTTEIKFKLSEEFDETTADGRKTKTIITFENGKLVQQQTWDGKKTTLEREIQDGKLTAKCIMDDVVAVRTYEKAA; encoded by the exons ATGGTTGAACAGTTTATCGGAACCTGGACTCTGACTGCCAGCGAGAACTTTGATGAATACATGAAGGCAATCG GTGTTGGCTTCGCCACCCGGCAGATGGGCAACATTGCAAAGCCTAACCTGGTGATCAGCGTGGACGATGCCGGGCTAGTTTCAATGAAGTCTGAGACTACTTTCAAGACCACGGAGATCAAGTTCAAGCTGAGCGAAGAATTCGACGAGACGACTGCAGACGGCCGAAAGACCAAG aCCATAATCACTTTTGAGAATGGGAAACTTGTGCAGCAACAGACCTGGGATGGAAAGAAAACCACTCTAGAACGAGAGATTCAAGATGGCAAACTAACAGCT aaatgtaTCATGGATGACGTGGTTGCAGTGAGGACCTATGAGAAAGCGGCATAA